In Ensifer canadensis, a genomic segment contains:
- a CDS encoding metallophosphoesterase family protein, translating into MKVAIISDIHGNDLALEAVLADIDALGIADIVNLGDHVSGPLNAARTADILMARNIPSISGNHDRYLLTLDPTGMGLSDRAAHAELQPRHLEWLATLPATLVYRDAFFLCHGTPASDEAYWLEALTAEGVVHLAARSAIEVLATGIKQPVILCGHTHTPRAIRLADGRLVVNPGSVGCPGYDADSPVAHKVEVGSPDARYAIVESVGNDWSVTFRTVPYQHETMARLAAQRNRLQWAQALATGFLGG; encoded by the coding sequence ATGAAGGTTGCGATCATTTCCGATATCCATGGCAACGACCTTGCACTCGAGGCGGTGCTTGCCGATATCGACGCGCTGGGGATCGCCGATATTGTCAATCTCGGCGACCATGTCAGCGGTCCGCTCAATGCGGCGCGCACCGCCGATATCCTGATGGCGCGCAACATCCCCTCGATCTCTGGCAATCATGACCGATACCTGCTGACGCTCGATCCCACCGGCATGGGGTTGTCCGACCGCGCGGCCCATGCGGAATTGCAGCCTCGGCATCTTGAATGGCTAGCGACCCTGCCGGCCACCCTCGTCTATCGCGATGCATTCTTTCTTTGCCATGGCACGCCTGCGAGCGACGAGGCGTACTGGCTCGAAGCATTGACGGCGGAGGGCGTGGTCCATCTGGCAGCGCGCAGCGCCATCGAAGTCCTCGCTACAGGCATCAAGCAACCAGTCATTCTCTGCGGACACACGCACACTCCCCGAGCGATCCGCCTTGCGGACGGCCGGCTCGTAGTCAACCCCGGCAGCGTTGGTTGCCCTGGATATGACGCCGACAGCCCGGTCGCCCACAAGGTTGAAGTCGGCTCGCCGGATGCGCGCTACGCCATCGTCGAAAGCGTTGGCAATGATTGGAGTGTCACGTTCCGCACAGTTCCCTACCAGCACGAGACGATGGCAAGGCTTGCCGCGCAGCGAAACCGCCT
- a CDS encoding DUF2842 domain-containing protein, whose translation MPVRLRKLIGTILIIILVIVYALAAVTFASLLLGAAPWWVHLMYFFFTGLLWVLPAMLIIKWMEKPAKDR comes from the coding sequence ATGCCCGTACGTCTCAGAAAGCTGATCGGTACGATCCTGATCATCATCCTCGTCATCGTCTATGCGCTCGCCGCCGTCACCTTCGCGTCACTGCTGCTCGGCGCTGCGCCGTGGTGGGTGCATCTGATGTACTTCTTCTTTACCGGCCTGCTCTGGGTGCTGCCGGCGATGCTGATCATCAAGTGGATGGAAAAGCCGGCGAAAGACCGCTGA
- a CDS encoding COX15/CtaA family protein: protein MAGVELATEQMLRSEIGRTDRNRRQIRGWLVVVLFTLFALVLVGGATRLTESGLSITEWKPIHGVIPPLTAEEWEEEFQLYQRIPQYQQLNNGMTVGEFKTIFWWEWAHRLLARTIGIIFAVPLAFFWLTGRVERRLRWPLLGILALGGFQGFIGWWMVSSGLVERTEVSQYRLATHLVIACLIFAACMWIQRGLCPHSDDAAPTDRSRRMAAIIAVMSLFQIYLGALVAGLDAGFSYNTWPLMDGAWIPSDLFLQHPWWINVFENPKTVQFIHRIGAYVLFALALMHVIASVRAAPESTHARRSVLLFVLVCVQAIIGITTLLLQVPVGWGVLHQGGALVVLGFAIAHWRGFIGEYPKPTAIELRN, encoded by the coding sequence ATGGCAGGCGTCGAATTGGCGACAGAACAGATGCTCCGAAGCGAGATTGGCAGGACCGATCGCAACCGCCGGCAGATCCGCGGCTGGCTCGTCGTCGTTCTCTTTACGCTTTTTGCGCTGGTGCTTGTCGGCGGCGCGACGCGCCTGACCGAATCCGGCCTTTCGATCACGGAGTGGAAACCTATCCACGGTGTGATCCCGCCGCTGACGGCCGAGGAGTGGGAGGAGGAGTTCCAGCTCTACCAGCGCATTCCGCAATACCAACAGCTCAACAACGGCATGACCGTCGGCGAGTTCAAGACGATCTTCTGGTGGGAATGGGCGCACCGGCTGCTGGCGCGCACCATCGGCATCATCTTCGCCGTGCCGCTCGCCTTCTTCTGGCTGACGGGTCGGGTCGAACGCCGGCTGCGCTGGCCGCTGCTCGGCATTCTGGCGCTCGGTGGCTTCCAGGGTTTTATCGGCTGGTGGATGGTTTCGTCCGGTCTGGTGGAGCGGACCGAAGTCAGTCAATACAGGCTGGCGACCCACCTCGTCATCGCCTGTTTGATCTTCGCCGCCTGCATGTGGATCCAGCGCGGCCTTTGTCCGCATTCCGATGATGCGGCGCCGACGGATCGTTCGCGTCGGATGGCCGCCATCATCGCAGTCATGAGCCTGTTCCAGATCTATCTCGGCGCGCTGGTTGCCGGGCTCGATGCGGGCTTCAGCTACAATACCTGGCCGCTGATGGATGGCGCGTGGATCCCGTCCGATCTTTTCCTGCAGCACCCCTGGTGGATCAATGTCTTCGAGAACCCGAAGACCGTGCAGTTCATCCACCGGATCGGCGCCTACGTGCTGTTTGCGCTGGCGTTGATGCACGTGATCGCCTCGGTGCGGGCGGCGCCGGAATCGACCCATGCGCGCCGCTCGGTATTGCTGTTCGTGCTCGTCTGCGTCCAGGCGATCATCGGCATCACGACGCTCCTGCTGCAGGTGCCGGTCGGCTGGGGCGTCCTGCATCAGGGCGGTGCGCTGGTGGTGCTCGGCTTTGCCATCGCCCATTGGCGCGGCTTCATCGGCGAATATCCGAAGCCGACTGCAATCGAGTTGCGCAACTAA
- the argC gene encoding N-acetyl-gamma-glutamyl-phosphate reductase — MKPKIFIDGEHGTTGLQIRTRMAGRSDLELLSIPEAERRNAAMREDLLNNADIAILCLPDDASREAVSMVAGNNRVRIIDTSTAHRITPDWAYGFAEMDKTQPAKIRDARHVANPGCYPTGAIGVIRPLRQAGILPDGYPVTVNAVSGYTGGGKQMIAQMEDEANPDHISAPHFLYGLTLKHKHVPEMKMHGLLDRAPVFAPSVGKFPQGMIVQVPLYLDDLASGATIENIHAALVEHYAGQSIVDVVPLAVSEKLGRIDATELAGADTMKLFVFGTPGGTHVNLVALLDNLGKGASGAAVQNMDLMLSA; from the coding sequence ATGAAACCGAAGATCTTCATCGATGGCGAACACGGCACCACCGGGCTGCAGATCCGCACCCGCATGGCCGGCCGCAGCGATCTCGAACTCCTGTCGATACCGGAAGCCGAGCGACGCAATGCCGCGATGCGCGAAGATCTTCTGAACAATGCCGACATCGCAATCCTCTGCCTGCCGGACGACGCATCGCGCGAGGCCGTCTCCATGGTTGCCGGCAACAACCGGGTACGCATCATCGACACGTCGACCGCGCATCGCATCACTCCCGACTGGGCCTACGGCTTTGCGGAGATGGACAAGACACAGCCCGCCAAGATCCGTGATGCCCGCCACGTCGCCAATCCCGGCTGCTACCCGACGGGTGCAATCGGCGTGATCCGGCCGCTGCGTCAGGCCGGCATCCTGCCCGATGGATACCCGGTCACGGTCAATGCCGTTTCCGGCTATACCGGCGGCGGCAAGCAGATGATCGCGCAGATGGAAGACGAGGCGAACCCGGATCACATCAGCGCGCCACATTTCCTCTATGGGCTGACGCTCAAGCACAAGCACGTGCCGGAGATGAAGATGCATGGCCTGCTCGACCGCGCACCGGTATTTGCGCCATCCGTCGGCAAATTCCCGCAGGGCATGATCGTTCAGGTTCCGCTCTATCTCGACGATCTCGCCTCCGGCGCGACGATCGAGAACATTCATGCGGCGCTCGTCGAGCACTATGCCGGCCAATCGATCGTCGACGTTGTCCCGCTGGCCGTCAGCGAAAAGCTCGGCCGCATCGACGCCACGGAACTTGCAGGAGCAGACACGATGAAGCTGTTCGTGTTCGGCACGCCTGGCGGAACTCACGTGAACCTCGTCGCTCTGCTCGACAATCTCGGCAAAGGGGCCTCGGGGGCCGCTGTCCAGAACATGGATTTGATGCTGTCCGCCTGA